A single window of Flavobacterium sp. 140616W15 DNA harbors:
- the murG gene encoding undecaprenyldiphospho-muramoylpentapeptide beta-N-acetylglucosaminyltransferase translates to MTKYKFILSGGGTGGHIYPAIAIANELKIQYPDAEFLFVGAKDKMEMQKVPQAGYEIKGLWIAGLQRKITFQNAMFPFKLLSSLLQSRKIIKAFKPNVVIGTGGFASGPLLQMAGSAGIPTVIQEQNSFPGITNKLLSSKASAICVAYENLERFFPADKIVLTGNPVRQDLIDIDSKRDEAIVFYNLDVNKKTLLVLGGSLGARRVNQLIEKELPNMLSQNVQIIWQCGKLYFEDYKKYNQPNVKVVDFIERMDFVYATADIIISRAGASSVSELCIVGKPVIFIPSPNVAEDHQTKNAQAIVDQKGAVLLKESELESEFSIVFEALLKDEGKQKQLSENIKRLARPGATKAIVAEIIKLIK, encoded by the coding sequence ATGACAAAATATAAATTCATATTAAGCGGTGGAGGAACAGGAGGGCATATTTATCCTGCAATTGCAATTGCCAATGAATTAAAAATACAATATCCCGATGCTGAATTTCTTTTTGTTGGTGCTAAAGACAAAATGGAAATGCAGAAAGTACCACAAGCAGGATATGAAATAAAAGGACTTTGGATTGCTGGATTACAACGAAAAATTACGTTCCAGAATGCTATGTTTCCTTTTAAGTTGTTAAGTAGTTTATTGCAATCACGAAAAATAATTAAAGCATTTAAGCCAAACGTAGTTATTGGTACAGGAGGTTTTGCTAGTGGTCCCTTGTTACAAATGGCAGGATCAGCAGGAATTCCAACAGTGATTCAAGAACAAAATTCATTTCCAGGTATCACTAATAAATTGCTTAGTAGTAAAGCGAGCGCAATTTGTGTAGCGTATGAAAATCTGGAACGTTTTTTTCCTGCGGATAAAATTGTTTTAACAGGTAATCCAGTTCGCCAGGATTTAATAGATATCGATAGCAAAAGAGATGAAGCAATCGTATTCTATAATCTAGATGTAAATAAAAAAACTTTATTGGTGCTTGGAGGGAGTCTTGGCGCTCGAAGAGTAAACCAATTAATAGAAAAAGAATTACCTAATATGCTTTCTCAAAATGTTCAGATTATCTGGCAATGTGGAAAGTTGTATTTTGAAGATTATAAAAAATACAATCAGCCAAATGTAAAGGTGGTTGATTTTATAGAGCGAATGGATTTTGTTTATGCTACTGCAGATATTATCATTTCAAGAGCAGGAGCATCGTCGGTTTCGGAATTATGTATCGTTGGGAAACCAGTTATTTTTATTCCATCGCCAAATGTGGCTGAAGATCATCAAACAAAAAATGCGCAAGCAATTGTAGATCAGAAGGGTGCAGTTTTATTGAAAGAATCTGAGCTAGAGAGCGAGTTTAGCATTGTTTTTGAAGCATTGCTGAAGGATGAAGGAAAGCAAAAACAGCTTAGTGAAAATATAAAGCGATTAGCAAGACCAGGTGCAACAAAGGCAATTGTTGCAGAAATTATAAAGTTGATTAAATAA
- a CDS encoding FtsW/RodA/SpoVE family cell cycle protein, with the protein MKELVNKLKGDRVIWSFVALLALFSFMPVFSASSNLAYIGHGTGNTLGYLVKHLAHICIGFVIIYCVHKVPYHYFRAISKVALPVVWILLAYTLLKGTVIAGANASRWIQVPFIGITFQTSTLASMVLFIFVARYLSKTRDEDEPFQTSLMQLWMPVFITLMLILPANFSTTALIFSMVLMLTFIGKYPLKYIGLIIGSGVVMFLFFLLLAKAFPESRFFSRVGTWGSRIENFTTDKPDEDDYQIEKAKIAIASGKLGGLGPGKSVQKNFLPQSSSDFIYAIIVEEYGLIGGLTILGLYLLLMFRFVIASHKANTLFGKLVVVGLGFPMIFQAMINMAVAVELLPVTGQTLPLISSGGSSIWMTCFALGIIISVTKKDEEIEEELKEKEKREEVLQRLIDRRLEEESELEHEEAGGYSIEDNAKNPMDAVMK; encoded by the coding sequence ATGAAAGAACTAGTAAACAAATTAAAAGGAGATAGAGTAATATGGTCATTCGTGGCTTTATTGGCTTTGTTTTCGTTTATGCCTGTTTTTAGTGCGAGTAGTAATTTGGCCTACATAGGTCATGGAACTGGGAATACGTTGGGATATTTGGTAAAACATTTAGCTCATATTTGTATAGGGTTCGTAATTATTTACTGTGTACACAAGGTGCCGTACCATTATTTTAGAGCAATCTCAAAAGTTGCTTTACCGGTGGTTTGGATATTATTAGCGTACACGCTTTTAAAAGGAACTGTTATTGCTGGAGCGAATGCAAGTCGTTGGATCCAGGTTCCGTTTATCGGAATCACATTCCAGACATCTACATTAGCATCGATGGTGTTATTTATTTTTGTGGCTCGATATTTATCAAAGACCAGAGATGAAGACGAACCTTTCCAAACTTCGTTAATGCAGCTTTGGATGCCTGTTTTTATTACGTTGATGCTTATTTTGCCAGCGAATTTTTCGACAACAGCGCTAATCTTTTCGATGGTATTGATGTTAACTTTTATAGGTAAATATCCTTTAAAATATATCGGATTAATTATTGGTTCAGGGGTAGTTATGTTTTTGTTTTTTCTTCTCTTGGCGAAAGCTTTTCCTGAATCTCGCTTTTTTAGCAGGGTAGGAACATGGGGAAGTCGAATCGAGAATTTTACAACCGATAAACCAGATGAAGATGATTATCAGATAGAAAAAGCAAAAATTGCTATTGCTTCTGGAAAATTAGGGGGTTTAGGACCAGGAAAAAGTGTTCAGAAGAACTTTTTGCCACAATCATCTTCCGATTTTATTTACGCAATTATTGTTGAAGAATACGGGTTGATTGGTGGACTTACAATATTAGGCTTGTATTTATTGCTGATGTTTAGATTTGTAATCGCATCACATAAAGCCAATACGCTATTTGGGAAGTTAGTCGTCGTCGGGCTCGGTTTTCCGATGATATTTCAGGCGATGATTAATATGGCTGTAGCAGTCGAATTGTTGCCAGTAACAGGACAAACCTTGCCGCTTATTAGTAGTGGAGGTAGTTCAATTTGGATGACTTGTTTTGCGCTTGGAATCATTATTAGTGTTACTAAAAAAGACGAAGAAATAGAAGAAGAGCTAAAAGAGAAGGAGAAAAGAGAAGAAGTGCTTCAGCGATTAATCGATAGACGATTAGAAGAAGAGAGTGAATTAGAGCATGAAGAAGCTGGAGGATATTCAATCGAGGACAATGCTAAGAATCCAATGGATGCAGTGATGAAATGA
- a CDS encoding GatB/YqeY domain-containing protein, with protein sequence MSLQTTIMDEIKNAMRAKDTVALEALRAIKSEMLLAATASGTKEELTEDDEIKLLQRLVKTRKESARIFTEQNRPDLAEPELAQVAVIEKFLPAQLSEEEIEAVIAKIIAETGASGIASMGKVMGLASAQLGGTAEGKTISAIVKKLLV encoded by the coding sequence ATGAGTTTACAAACAACAATCATGGACGAAATTAAAAACGCCATGAGAGCAAAAGATACTGTAGCGTTAGAAGCTTTAAGAGCTATTAAATCAGAAATGTTATTGGCAGCTACAGCTTCTGGAACAAAAGAAGAATTAACAGAAGACGACGAAATTAAGTTACTTCAAAGACTCGTGAAAACTCGTAAAGAAAGCGCTAGAATTTTTACAGAACAAAACCGTCCTGATTTAGCTGAGCCAGAATTAGCACAAGTAGCTGTAATCGAAAAATTCTTACCAGCACAATTGAGCGAAGAAGAAATTGAAGCTGTAATTGCTAAAATTATTGCTGAAACTGGAGCTTCTGGAATTGCATCAATGGGGAAAGTTATGGGGTTAGCTTCTGCACAATTAGGCGGAACTGCTGAAGGAAAAACTATCTCTGCAATCGTAAAAAAATTATTAGTATAA
- a CDS encoding four helix bundle protein gives MTTDGMKVRTKKFSLMVINLAEKLPNFGSSEIIASQIIKSGTSVGADYRAVCRSKSDEEFASKMEIVLEKADETLFWIEIIAEKKWIGISELETIWKEGNELTAILVNSLKAVNNRISVMS, from the coding sequence ATGACGACAGACGGAATGAAAGTAAGAACAAAGAAGTTTTCTTTGATGGTGATAAATTTGGCAGAGAAATTACCAAATTTTGGTTCAAGTGAAATAATTGCAAGTCAAATTATTAAAAGCGGTACTTCGGTAGGAGCAGATTATAGAGCGGTTTGTAGATCAAAAAGCGATGAAGAATTTGCATCAAAAATGGAGATTGTTTTAGAGAAAGCTGATGAAACTTTATTTTGGATCGAAATTATAGCAGAAAAAAAATGGATTGGCATATCTGAATTAGAAACAATTTGGAAGGAAGGAAATGAGTTAACTGCTATTTTAGTGAATAGTTTAAAGGCAGTGAATAATAGAATTAGTGTAATGAGCTAG
- the ftsZ gene encoding cell division protein FtsZ, with the protein MMGNSEFGSISFDLPKNQSNVIKVIGVGGGGSNAINHMFKQGIKGVDFIVCNTDSQALQNSSVPNKIQLGVNLTEGLGAGANPDVGQQSAIESIADIEKMLDRNTKMVFITAGMGGGTGTGAAPVIAQLSKEREILTVGIVTIPFLFEGKVRQEQALLGIEKLRKQVDSLIVINNNKLREVYGNLGFKAGFSKADEVLATASRGIAEVITHHYTQNIDLRDAKTVLSNSGTAIMGSSTASGESRAKEAIISALDSPLLNDNKITGAKNVLLLIVSGSNEITLDEIGEINDHIQVEAGFNANIIMGVGEDETLGDAIAVTIIATGFDVEQQNEIVNTEPKKIIHTLEDEQRSVHNLTNKTLTSFDLNAETPSTPKAEEKVIFELIDDTPEPTAVAPIVQSPVINEDELVVMSEFIKNLDVTFEIVSPITDIDFTISAPEVAPVRAVQHKIVEKEEQTTFSFDLPIFRTEPEVKAEPVVEDTRVLFELSNETREMKVNQPVQFVPVTELSDNGIIKYSLEEYMELENDLTSSKPAAKVVEEVIPEELNITVHQRAVVQETNFSEEVSPMELTIEETLRMRADERRKKLKEFNYKFHNNVSRVEELEKEPAYKRLGIDLSNSSQNNTNSRISVGTDSNNDLQLRSNNSFLHDNVD; encoded by the coding sequence ATGATGGGCAACTCAGAATTTGGAAGTATTTCATTTGATTTACCAAAAAATCAATCAAATGTAATAAAAGTTATCGGTGTAGGAGGTGGAGGTAGTAATGCTATTAACCACATGTTTAAACAAGGAATTAAAGGAGTAGACTTTATCGTTTGTAATACCGATTCGCAAGCACTACAAAATAGTTCTGTGCCTAATAAAATTCAGTTAGGTGTTAATCTAACAGAAGGTTTAGGAGCAGGTGCTAACCCAGATGTAGGACAGCAGTCGGCTATCGAAAGTATTGCAGACATCGAAAAGATGTTGGATCGCAATACAAAGATGGTATTTATTACTGCAGGTATGGGGGGAGGTACTGGAACAGGTGCTGCACCAGTTATTGCTCAATTATCTAAGGAAAGAGAGATTCTTACAGTTGGAATCGTTACTATTCCGTTTCTTTTCGAAGGAAAAGTACGTCAGGAGCAAGCGCTTTTGGGTATCGAAAAGTTACGTAAGCAAGTCGATTCATTAATTGTAATCAACAATAATAAATTAAGAGAAGTATACGGAAATCTTGGATTTAAAGCAGGATTCTCTAAAGCAGATGAAGTTTTAGCAACAGCCTCAAGAGGTATCGCTGAAGTAATTACGCATCACTATACTCAAAATATCGATTTACGTGATGCTAAAACGGTATTGTCAAACAGTGGAACTGCTATAATGGGATCATCTACTGCATCTGGTGAAAGCAGAGCAAAAGAGGCTATTATTTCTGCATTGGATTCTCCATTGTTAAATGATAATAAAATTACTGGAGCTAAAAACGTATTGTTGCTTATCGTTTCAGGTTCTAATGAGATTACACTTGATGAAATAGGTGAAATCAATGATCATATTCAGGTAGAAGCTGGTTTTAATGCCAATATCATTATGGGGGTTGGTGAAGACGAAACCCTAGGTGATGCTATTGCAGTTACAATTATTGCAACTGGTTTTGATGTTGAACAACAAAACGAAATAGTAAATACTGAGCCTAAAAAAATTATACATACGTTAGAAGATGAGCAAAGAAGCGTTCATAATTTGACGAATAAAACGCTTACTTCTTTTGATTTAAATGCTGAAACACCATCAACACCAAAAGCAGAAGAAAAAGTAATTTTTGAATTAATTGACGATACTCCTGAACCTACAGCAGTGGCGCCAATAGTTCAATCACCAGTAATTAACGAAGATGAATTAGTGGTAATGTCTGAATTTATTAAAAATTTGGATGTGACTTTTGAAATCGTTTCTCCAATTACAGATATTGATTTTACTATCTCAGCTCCAGAAGTTGCCCCTGTAAGAGCTGTTCAACATAAAATCGTAGAAAAAGAGGAACAAACTACTTTTTCTTTTGACTTGCCTATTTTTAGAACTGAACCAGAAGTAAAAGCAGAACCAGTAGTAGAAGATACTAGAGTTTTATTTGAATTATCAAATGAAACACGTGAAATGAAAGTTAATCAACCAGTTCAATTTGTACCAGTTACTGAACTTTCTGATAACGGAATCATCAAGTATTCTCTAGAAGAGTATATGGAACTTGAAAATGATTTAACATCATCAAAACCTGCTGCAAAAGTAGTTGAAGAAGTTATTCCAGAAGAGCTAAATATTACGGTTCACCAAAGAGCAGTAGTGCAAGAAACTAATTTTTCTGAAGAAGTTTCTCCGATGGAGTTAACTATTGAAGAAACATTACGCATGAGAGCTGATGAAAGAAGAAAAAAATTAAAAGAATTTAATTATAAGTTCCATAATAATGTTTCTAGAGTTGAAGAACTAGAGAAAGAACCAGCCTACAAAAGATTAGGTATTGATCTTTCAAACAGTTCACAAAACAATACAAATTCTAGAATCTCTGTAGGAACAGATAGTAATAATGATTTACAGTTGCGTTCTAATAATTCATTTTTGCACGACAACGTAGATTAA
- the ftsA gene encoding cell division protein FtsA, whose product MGKDNIAVGLDIGTTKIVAMIGKKNEYGKLEILGIGKSKSLGVARGVVNNITQTIQSIQQAIHEAENNSGYKIKDVVVGIAGQHIRSIQHTDYISRSNPEEVIGEGDIQLLIDQVNKLAMLPGEEIIHVLPQEFKIDGQSEIKEPIGMYGGRLESSFHVVVGQASSIRNVGRCIQSSGIELSGLTLEPLASADAVLSQEEKEAGVALIDIGGGTTDLAIFKDGIIRHTAVIPFGGNVITDDIKEGCSIIEKQAELMKIKFGSAWPGENKDNEIVSIPGLRGREPKEISLKNLSKIIHARVVEIVDQVFTEVKAYGHEDPRKKLIAGIVLTGGGAQLKHIKQLVEYITGMDTRIGYPNEHLAGNSDEEISSPLYATAVGLVMNSIENSTQSAVRMDVVEQPKAPIYRAPVQQQQHVVEESYVETVEEVKKAVKEESTETKIRRSFFDRYVDKIKDFLDNAE is encoded by the coding sequence ATGGGAAAAGATAATATTGCAGTAGGTCTAGATATTGGTACTACCAAAATTGTTGCCATGATAGGCAAGAAGAATGAATACGGTAAGCTTGAGATCCTGGGAATAGGAAAATCAAAAAGCTTAGGTGTAGCGAGAGGAGTTGTGAACAATATTACTCAAACAATACAGTCTATTCAGCAAGCGATACATGAAGCTGAGAATAATTCGGGTTACAAGATTAAAGATGTAGTCGTAGGTATTGCAGGACAACACATTCGTAGTATTCAGCATACAGATTATATTAGCAGAAGCAATCCTGAGGAAGTGATTGGTGAAGGGGATATTCAACTTTTAATAGACCAGGTTAATAAATTGGCGATGTTACCAGGTGAAGAAATTATTCATGTTTTACCACAGGAATTTAAAATTGATGGACAATCGGAGATTAAAGAACCGATTGGAATGTACGGTGGGAGATTAGAATCTAGTTTCCATGTTGTAGTTGGACAAGCTTCATCTATTAGAAACGTAGGAAGATGTATTCAAAGTTCAGGAATTGAATTATCAGGCTTAACATTAGAGCCATTGGCTTCGGCAGATGCAGTATTAAGTCAAGAAGAAAAAGAAGCAGGAGTAGCACTTATAGATATAGGTGGCGGTACAACAGATTTAGCAATTTTTAAAGACGGAATCATTCGTCATACAGCTGTAATTCCTTTTGGAGGAAACGTAATTACAGATGATATAAAAGAAGGTTGTTCGATTATCGAAAAGCAAGCTGAATTAATGAAGATTAAATTCGGATCGGCATGGCCAGGAGAAAACAAGGATAATGAAATTGTTTCGATTCCAGGATTAAGAGGAAGAGAGCCAAAAGAAATTTCTTTGAAGAATTTATCAAAAATAATTCATGCACGTGTAGTCGAAATTGTTGATCAGGTTTTTACAGAAGTAAAAGCATATGGACATGAAGATCCTCGTAAAAAATTAATTGCAGGAATCGTTCTTACAGGTGGTGGAGCTCAACTAAAGCACATTAAGCAATTGGTAGAGTACATTACAGGAATGGATACCAGAATTGGATATCCTAATGAGCATTTAGCAGGTAATTCAGACGAAGAAATATCTAGCCCATTATATGCGACTGCTGTAGGTTTAGTAATGAATAGTATTGAGAACAGTACTCAAAGCGCCGTAAGAATGGATGTTGTAGAACAACCAAAGGCACCAATTTATAGAGCCCCGGTACAACAGCAACAACATGTGGTTGAAGAATCTTATGTAGAAACTGTTGAAGAAGTGAAGAAAGCAGTTAAAGAAGAATCGACTGAAACAAAAATAAGAAGATCATTTTTTGACCGCTACGTCGATAAAATCAAAGATTTTTTAGACAACGCTGAGTAA